The window ataatttcaaattcatccataatatttttttaaaatatttataagaaaatttatatagtaaataagaaaagttttcaaacaacaaaaataaataaatttatatatatttaaaaataaatgtaaaagcatataatattaaaaatttaaaaaaaataaataaatattattatataggttaatatatatgacaaatattataaaaacattaaacaaGTCAACCATAGACCATTATTCAATGGGTTCAATTCAAATTGGGATTCGTTTAAAAAAGCTTAACCTAAATTCAACTCAAGTATTGAAAATAATGACCCATCAAAATAAGGTTGGATTGGACCATCCCATCAAGTTTCATCCATTCCCATATATTTATACGATTATATCCATCTTACAtgtttatattcatatttaaccATTTCAATTTCACGTTAATGGAATGGTATGGATTGAAAGTTTGATATTGCACCAAGGCAATaccattgatattttttttccttcatattctcatttaatttttaaataacatattattatttttgtgttctaaaaataacattaatagggttttttttttttttaagcagaTTCTATCAAATTACAGGACAAAGAGGGGCATTGATTCAGAAGTTTAAAAGCATGATTCAACTTCAATCTTGAAGATGGTAGATTGAAGCTGGACCCCCAAATTAATTGGTCGAAGGGTTGGCAGACGGAATTCAACAGAAATAAGATCACCAAAGGATGAAGAGATTGTCAAAACCCACATCCCAAATTTAAACAGCAAAGCACCAGAAATCTCAGGAAAACACTAAATTGAAGACATCTCCATAACAGAAAATAAACAACTGAAGCCAAATGCATAATCTCAGAACCGCATCAAAAGAGCTGATTCACAGAAAGATCCATTTCAGGCGCTCTTGGGAGGCGGCGCCTTCTGCAAATCAACCACTTTCTTCCACGAATCTCTTCCCGATATCTCACTCCACCACCGACCCACATTCTTCCTCTTCGTAAACATCTCTCCCTTCTCGGTAACACTCACCAGGTACTGCGTATTAGGCAGGTGAGAAAGATCAGCCAATGTGAACTCATCGCCGGCCAAGAAACGGCTCTCGCCGAGCCTCTGCTCGTACACGTCGAGAACCTTAGCCAGCTTCTCCTCGCTCTGCTTGATCACACCCAAGTCTTGTTTCAGCTTCATTCGGGGTGCGAACGCCAGCTGAAACACCAGAGCTGAGCTCGGTGGGTTGAAGCTTTGCCCTTCCGCTTCAAGCCACTGTTCTATGGAAGCTTTCTCTAGTGGGTTTGTCCCGTATAAGCGCTTGTTCCCCTGGTTTGCGTACTTCTCCGATACGTACCGACATATGGCTCTGGACTCTGGGGAAAATCGAATGATAATTtagaaaaggacaaaaaaatggAATCAGATAGGAAGAAAAGATTGTGGGGTAGTGGGTAGTTACCAAAGAGGGAGATGCTCTCGTCTTGGAAAGATGGGACTTGGCCGAAGGGCTGTTACAGGGAAGGATGATAAGATTATGGAGAGAAacagagagagaggagagattATAATTATAAAGAGATGGCACCTGAATTTTGAGGTAATCTGGTTTCTTGTGTTCGCCTTTGGACATGTCGACGGGGATGAGTTGGAAGTTCACGTCTTTCTCCAGGAGGCAGGCCAAAACTCTAGATACAGCGGTGGACATGGGTGGTCCGTACACTTTCACAGGCGTCGCCATTGGAGGACCTTCCGTGTGGCCGACAAGTTTCCACAAGCACTCCCACTATCACCACATTTATAGAGAGGAGAAcctctttatcttttttcttcacaaggttatggttgataaGGCTTGTTTGCGACTCTTCTAATGTAACccactgttttttaaaatctccATAATACCCTCGTTCCACCGTCATTTTCTTCCTTGTAAATTTTCCGCTCAATTTGGAGAAAAGaagtaatatatataacaattaaataattaaaaatggggaaaagtaggttttaattcattaatacgaaaatatattaaaaaaaaactcacttcttttaactcaataatttttttatctatttaaaaataatttaaaataacaaattaccTAATTATTccttaaaatattcatttaactTAATATGTCAATAACTTTAATTgacaaataaattcttttttccttttttttagatttattattattattattattattatttaaggtTTTTGTTCTCTGTAAATAACATCttgtaaataatatatatatatattttctatcaaTAAACATTTTATGGGAAAAGTGAGTTGCCCtaaaaatgaacattaaaaaggtgtttgtaaaataataataataacatatttgAAAGATTAATGTCAGTGACatgataagtaaataaaaataaaaaaatatttttaaagaataattaaatgattaatttaaaatatatattttaaattaaataaaagtaatactGAATATTTTCGTATTACTTattcaaaacccactttttccttaaaaatgaAGGGGCCGGTGACGGGCTCACCAGTTGAGGAGGGGCCGCTATCCAAAATCGGAAGGCATGGAGCCGTTGGGCCACACCGGAAAGCCCCACTTCCTCTTTCGTTTTTCACTTTATCTTTCGCTttgccttttcctttttccttctaATATTTTCGGTTTTATATTAAAAtcctttttcttatattttgcgtttttccttttacttttaaatgtctttttatttttttattcttttttctgttttttatttttaaaatgaattttgttataaaatacttttaatatgttttaaaaatattattccttttccctttaatttccttttattttattattctttttctttttctaaatctttaaaataaataaataatatatatatatatatatatatatatatatatatattatatatatatatatatatatatatatatatatataactctaAAACAATGGggtaataaaaatgttttatttaaaagtgtttttttaaaaaagtatttattaagaataagtttaatagtgattttagaaaacttttttaacatttttaacacttgaaaatttttattaaactttcaagtattagaaaaattagaaatatttttttaaaattattatcaaatacattctaaaagtttatttaatagtgattttaaaaaatatttctaatgtttttaatacttgaaatttttttaatttttcaagtattagaaatgataGAAACAGTTATTAGAATTGGTGTCAAACACAATGAGTCTATTAACAATGGCTTTAGAAAGTGTTTTAAtcctttctaatacttgaaaaataaaaaaatttaatcgcTTAAAAgattaagattattttaaaatcactatcaaatggatTCTAAGTGTACCTttagataatataataaatgatttttttatattttaaaaatatttttaattttttatcaaaatatttaatttaaaaaaaaataattttttatgtttgaagtAAAAGCTCTGTCAAATGGGTTCATAATATACaacaaaataatgattttaacactaaaaatatgtgaaaagtagttgaaagaaaaaactacaaaagtaagaagatatttaaattattagttcATTGATGAGTTTGAAAAAGCATGATTCTAGATTCAAGAAAAACACTTcattaatattccatatatgtATATTCCAAACTCTTAATACAAACACATCACATAAGCTTAGGAGAATAGTTTCTGCCCTTGGACATTATAGAGAATATCTTATCTCCATCCTGGAGCATTACTCAAAAAAAGCACAGCATCCCACACTTATTCCACTGCCCTTAACTCATATAAGCTATGGGCATTACTACGGCATAGAGAATCCTGAAGGGTTTTGGTTGGAAAGTAGTGTATTCACTATTTCCTCACGCATGACAAGTAAATTCAATTAGGAGGCGGCCAGTGAAACTAAACCTGGCATGGTTCTGATATTCACATCAAGAGGCAGCATGCGGTATTCAATTTCGAGCTCCCTGAACACTTTGATCATCTCCTCAACCAAAAGGCTTCTCCTAGTAAATATCTCCACTGAATTCTGGCCGTTCATTGTGTGTGTAAGATACACTGCCATTTTAAGTTTGTTCAGTTCCTCCACGTCCTTGATGATTATCATTGGATCTGGATACCAGTGATCGCTCTTCCTTTCTACATACCTGCATTTGGTAATGCAGAGGCAAATCAGAATGTCGGGCCAGTTTCCTAAATATCAGGCAGCATGACATGGGAAAAGGGAAAGTGAAGAACAATAAATTAAAGGATATATGCATCATCATACcgttttattttctctttgaatGTGGCAATCTTTTTTACTGGAGTAGAGATGTGGATACAGAAAGCAATGGCCTCCACTATATCCATACTACGTTTGTAATTACAGATGGGCTTGGTAGCAAGAACAGAGTTGGGGTATATGACCATTTGGTTATCACTCCTTAGAAACACGGTGGTTAATATGTTCATCTCCTCAACTACCACCTGGGATCAAACAAAAGTTAGGGAATAGGGATTCAGAAAGGCGATACTTAAATGCTGGTGTTTAATGAAACAAACAACACCAAATTAAGATTTTCTTTACCTGGTTTCCATCTATTTCACAACGATCACCCACATCATATGGGTGCATCACAAATAAGAAGATGATTGCTTCAAAAGTTGTCTTGCATGTGTTcccaaaaacaaacaccaccagcAGAAGTTGAGAACTTATGAAGAGAAGGAAATGGGTGATTGGAACTCCGAGAATAAGAAGGCAGATTATTGCAACGAGGACAGCTACAAACACATCCAACATTCGGTGGAGCTCATCTACAGCTGTTTTTGTATCATTGAGAGATGATGCGAGTTTCCTCCCTTCCTTAATTGCACTAACCTAAGAAACAGAAAAGATATGTGAAGTATTATGACATGTATGAGAGCATAAGATACCAGTAAGCCCAACTCAAGGAACAATAAAAGTGCCTGGCCTATCTACAGAGGGCATGAGAACATTCTTAGAGAATTCCGGATAATCCTGCATATGAACCAAGCTTTTCACACCTGGACTCAGAGCTCGGCCCCAACAGTACAAAAGCATTGACTGCTGTGGTGCACAGCAGAAATGATTGTGCAGTTGTCACTTACTCTGAAATGTAAAGAATGGAGTTGTCTGATTTAGACCAGAGAGTAGGAATCTAAAACTTGAAACTTCTCTGTTTACCTTAGCAAATCAATCAGAAAAGCCATTGTTATCCCAAATCACCATCTCCAACTACTGTAGGCTAATCACATGAATCTCTTTGCACCTCTCTATCTGGAGCCATAGCTTCCTCCtttttttaagtcttttttTGAGGGGTTCGGGGGACCATACCTATTACCTTCTGAAATCATATGCCACTATCTCTTGAACCTCAGTCTTGACCAACCTTACTTTCTGGCTGTTCCCTGAGTCTCATAGCGCCTTAAATCACTCTATATTCATAATCAGTTACGCATCATAAGCATCATCCAAGTGAGTGGAGTCTAGATTGAGCTAAGTGTGCCACAACATGATTTAGTTGGCTAGAATGCCACTCATCAGAGCTCAGGCCTGGCTCATGACGAGATAGGTTACTAATGACGTATTATAGATTTTATCGCCTatactctttttctttctattctcaaatctcaattcaaaaattCCTTGGACTGAATAAATCTAGCTGCTCATGACTTCAATCAATTTTATTGTCCTTGCTTCCTCCCTAGGCTCCCCCCAACCCCATTGTTCCCTGATTTAATTTTTGACTGGGACACCTAACTATTGCGGACATAAACAGCAATGTTAAATACTAATTTGATAATCACATAGGAACACAAAATAGTCGTAAATTAGAAACAAGGATAAGAAAAGGGAAGGTAAAAGAATAGAGAAATCATTTACCACCCAATTCTTAAGAGTTGCCTTGCTGATTTTCTCACATTCAGCTTTTCCTCCAATGCATTCCATTGTTTTCTCAGCATCAGATTCACTCATAAAGCGCACCAAATCACCCAGGTAGATGTATCTTGCatggagaaataaaataaacagacatgccttaaaaataaaataaacagaCACGccttggaaaataaataaacagacATGCCTTGGCAAATAGAAACTGCCTATGTCCTTGTTCTGGTAGAACTTGTGTTTGTGGACTGTTTGCATTGGCTTTATATTAAAACTTAGTGTTCATGTGAATTTTGGATTTAGTTTGGAGCATAATAGAATGGCTGAGTTCAAGGTTTATGGCTATCATTTCTGAATGCCACCTTCAAATCTAAAATCTGTCCAACGAGATT is drawn from Vitis riparia cultivar Riparia Gloire de Montpellier isolate 1030 chromosome 18, EGFV_Vit.rip_1.0, whole genome shotgun sequence and contains these coding sequences:
- the LOC117906011 gene encoding glutathione S-transferase PARB-like translates to MATPVKVYGPPMSTAVSRVLACLLEKDVNFQLIPVDMSKGEHKKPDYLKIQPFGQVPSFQDESISLFESRAICRYVSEKYANQGNKRLYGTNPLEKASIEQWLEAEGQSFNPPSSALVFQLAFAPRMKLKQDLGVIKQSEEKLAKVLDVYEQRLGESRFLAGDEFTLADLSHLPNTQYLVSVTEKGEMFTKRKNVGRWWSEISGRDSWKKVVDLQKAPPPKSA